tggggcacctgccattggccactgccagaggacaggatactgggcttgatggacctttggtctgacccagtatggctgttcttatgttatatttTTCAACAACAAAGTGTAAGTGGAGAAATTCCCCCAGCTCTATGTCAGGGCACTCTGGGGTGGTTTTTAATGTAACGTGAGGAACAAACCCCATGAAAATGACGTGGCCCTTAGGATATATTATCTTTATAACACGAACAGTCTCGGTTTGCACGGGAGCTCAGAGCCAGGAGGATGGAGAGCACTGAAGTGCAGTCTGCAGCATCCATGGGAGACCCTTTCCTTTCCTGTCTCAGCTGGCCAAGCCTTCCCTTGGCAGAACAGGGGTAGTTGGTGTTTCCCTTACACGTCCTTGACCACAACTATCAGTGACCGGCTTTGGGCGTCCTTCTTTTTCACCTCTGCCCAGATGTCGGAGAGGTCCTGGATGAACTGCTGGATCTGGGGTGGAGAAGAGAGATGGCAGGGCTGGAGGTTTAGGACTGCTTGGAATGGCTTTGGCAGCATGAATGGCAAGTGTTTGGCTGCTCTGAAAGGCACATTTCCCATGGCTTTAAATTGGGCTGCAGAGAAGGAGGACTGGACATTTGCATCCCCAGCTCAGAGCAGGTGGGAGGCTCTTTGGGGGCCAGTCCTTGAGGGCAGGAAGCCAGCTAATGAAAGCATGGAGCAATGGCCCAGATACACAAGGGATTTGTAGCCAGTTCAATCACCCGCCGTCCCAATTCATCCAGCCTTGTGCCTCCACAAATAGATCCTCCCTTCCCTGCACCGGCCCCTTtctggggcaagaggggcaaaGGTCAACTCAGACTCCATGCTCATTTATTGCTGGTGTTCCCCCCCTTCTGCTCTGCCATTGGCACCCCAGCTGTGTCCTAGAGAGTCCCCTCCAGGATGGGGTGAGGTGCCTGATACATTGTTTTCTCCTAGCCCTCTCCTCTGCAGAGcacagcccccacctctgcagccggggcaggtgctgctctccttccctgagcctggggtgaggggtgggtgTCACCCTGGCTGTACCATGTCCAGCTGCTTGTGGGTGTCCTCCACAGGCACGCTCAAGGTCTCCTTCAGTTGCTTGCTCACGCTCTGGAAGAGGTTCAGGGTGGCCATCTTGATGGTGCCCAGCATGAGGGTTTTCTTGGCAGCTGTGTTCTGGATGTGGGCCCAGCGAGACTCCTGCGGCGAGAGGAGAGGGCAGCAGAAAGCATGGACATACGctgctcagcagagaggctggcGAAGCACTGGAGATGCCAATTTGATAGTGGCCCATCTGCTACCTGGGCAGTACCCACCCTCGCCCTGGACACTACACAGCATCAATCTGTCCTTTCACTTCCATTCACATCTGGAAAAGTCTCGGCTCGGCTTAGGATCATGAGCCATAGCCAGTGATCATCATTAAGGGAATTCAGCATGGTAGTGGCAAGTTCCCAGAATGCACCTGCACAAGCAGGTCAGAGTTCACAAGAGCTGGTTTGGGGAGCTAAGTCTAGTGAGCATGGTGCAGAGGGAAGATGTATGGACCATCCGGAAGCACTGGAAAGGGCTGGGGAAACCTGAAAAATACCCTGCTAAAGGGGCAGCAGATTGTAATGCCGCTGGGAAAGAAAAACAATccacaccagcagcagcagccagcgtGCCTTCATCAGGGACTGTTCAAAGAGGTAATGGTACAAATCTAACAGCACTAGAAATGGGGAAGGAACTTGAACCAAACAATAAGACAGGATGCGTCgcatttggaaggttttcttcacTTCTGTTGTGATTTTAAACTAAAGCTTGGATTGCAGAGCACAATTCTGCGGCCACTTCTAAAACAGGGAATTATGCAGCTATTTACACAGGCATGTCATCCCTCATTCACAGATCCCTGGCTACCAACCAGGAACTGGGAGGACCCTGACAATTAACTGTAGGTATCTGAAGAGTATAAATAGAAAAGAGGGAGCAGAAAGGGGTGAATCAAGGGGTATAATTTGGAGTCATGGATTGCAACTGGTCAAAGAAAAGACTGAACACATGCAAAACCATATCCATGCTGAGGTTTCTGAGCCCTGGGATCCTCATCCAAGGGACTGGTGAAAGCCCCAAGACTTGAAGCCTTTACAGCTACATTAGATAAAGCCATGGAGGCCTTACTGTGGGGAACaatccagccctggccctggggggATAGATTGGATATGATCAAATAGGTCTCTCATATCCCAGCAGTCTGGTCTAAATTAGAAAAAATGCCCCCACGTCTTGCCATTGCTTTATTGTCACCCCCAGgcaccccctagtgtagatgcacaATGACCCTGACTCAGCAACATGTGCCTAAcatggcatgtggcccatggtTCAGTACTCCGATGAATCAGGGCCTTACGCTGGGTTACGCCTCTCTTATATCAGTCTAGCTTAGGTCGCCATGCAGAACCAACGCAGGCAAGACTCAAACCGTGGCAAGGGCAGCAGCATTTGGGGTTTGCCCTGGTGTAGACGGGCTGATTTGAAATTGACCTAGTGGAACTTTCCTGCTATGCACAAGGGCAAACGTCTATGATTGAGTGACCCACCAGCACCCTGAAACCCAGGATCTGTCCTCCTGGCCCAGTGCAGTCACAGATTGAACCCTGGGGTGACCCATTGGGTCAGGGGTGAGGACCCACCCAGCAAACAGGGTGGCAGTATCCTGCTGCCTTGCCAGCCTCCTGTCCCACCACTGCCCAGCAAGCTGGGGGAGTTCCCCTGCCTGTGtctggggggaagaagagggctGCCTCAGGGCACATGTGTGGGATCCCCGCCCTTACCCAGACGATGACATCGCTGCGGGCGTGGTCGAAGCGCATTTGCAGGCGTGCCAGCTCGTTGTTGTGCTGCAGGATCTCGTCGTCCTTCTCTTCCGTATAGTGAGACAGGCGCACCTTCGCCTGCTCGATCATCTCCAGCCCCTCCTGCGCCGATTGCATGAGATCCTGGTGCATGCCCACCAGCGTCTTGTACCGGCCAATGACTTCCCGTATCTCCTCAAACTGCAGCACAGCGCACTGGGCATTACTGCCTCATAGTCCAGCACGGTGCCCGGGAGCCTATCACACTGCCACTTGGTGGCACCGATACCCAGCCCAGGCAAGGAAGGAAGGACATCCCATCCCCTCTAACTGGGGAGAATAGCACATCTGCCCCAGAGTATCCTTATCACACCAGCGCATCTCCTGTGTCCCAGCTTCGTTATCACCCCATCCCAGGAAAATATCACACCTCccccgcaggggcggctctacctttttggccgccccaagcagtcaggcgcgggaggcgcccgggagccccgggagcagcggacctcccgcgggcttgactggtgagggtccgctagttgcgcggctcagctggacctcccgtagctgcgggcggttcgctggtccggcggctgcggttgagctgccgcaggcacgcctgcgggaggtccagccgagccgtgggaccagcgaaccgtccgcagtcatgcctgcgggaggtccactggagccgcgggacgagcgccccctccgcagtcatgcctgcggcaggtccggtcgtcccggggctccggtggaccttccgcaggcatgactgcggcaggtccaccggtccagcctgccgcccccccgggaaagggccgccccacgtgcgtgcttgccgcgctggggtctggagccggccctgctcccccggcCTGAGTATCCCACGCATACATGGGAGGGCCCTGCTCATCCCAGCTTTACCCTCTGTTCCCTTGGCCAGGCCCCTGGGATCCCACCTCCACTTTGCTAAAACCTTCAGCCCCTTCCCCAGGTCACTCCCACACGGCCCTGCTCCCTACTCCAGGTCCTTTCTAGCATGAGGGAACCCATCTCAGCTCCTCTATGCTCTCTGCACTAACCCAGCTGCAGGGAACCCTGGGCCCTGCCTCATCTCCCCCTGAGACTTTTGCCCCTGCCTATGGTCCCATCTCAGCACGTGGGAGCCCCTAGCGTCCAGGCTCACCTCCGACATCTCGACCACCTTCTCCAGGTACTTGTTGAAGATGGAGTACTGCTGCAGCTTGTTGAAGAGCCGCTGATGCTCCTGTTTTAGGACTGCCATGTCCAGCTTGGCCTTTGCCAGCTCCTTCACCCTCTGTTTCTTCAGCTCTTTCTCCTTGTTGGCTTTCTTCAGGGCTCGAATTCGCTTTTGGTCATTTTCCTAGcaatccccccaccaccaccccagaaaGGAAACCCGAGACAAGAGATGTGGGAGGTTAGCAATGTGACCGCATCAAAAGGAGATGCCTCCTacccagccccatgcccctccAACATCAGCAGTACTTGGAAGAGGAGAGAGACTAcggcagggtggaggagaggaggggagaagaaGCCTGGATGAGCCATGATCACGCCAATGGACAGCAATGGAGCTAGACAGTCACCAGCAGCGGGGATGGGGTCCCATAGCTTCCACAGCCATTGGCACCTGGTCCTAAGGAGAGCTGCAGAGAACACCCTGCTACCAGCACTGAGGGAAGATGTTGGCTGAGGCTTTGGGATGGATGCCACTTAAGCTGGGCATGACAAAGCTGGTCTTGAAGGCTCATGGCAACGTAGAGCAACCCACCCctagccagcccctccccagaccaTCTCTGGCTGTGATACAGAATGGAGCGGGGAGGGGCCCTGCTGGATAAAGTCGTGGCTACTGCCTTGAAACATCAATTCCTCTTCTATGCTGAGAAGAGAGTCAAGAAGTCATGGGTGTGTGAGATGTATCACGGAGGAGCCCTCTACACATAATGGGAAAAGGCAGCTTCATTACAGCTTAGGGGTATGTGCGGGTGTGTCATGGAGAAGCCCTCTACACATAATGGCAACAGGCGGCTGTGTTATAGCTCTGGGGTGTGTGCAGGTGTACCACAAAGGAGACAACGCGTTCACATGTAATGGCAACAGGCGGCTGCTATGTTAcagctcaggggtgtgtgtgggtgtaccACAGAGGAGCCCCTCATATGGAATGGCAACAGGCGGCTGCTGTGTTAcagctcaggggtgtgtgtgggtgtacaCAGAGGAGCCCCTCATATGGAATGGGAACAGGCGGTTGTGTTACAGCTCAGGGGCATGTTATGTGAGTGCCACAGGACTGGCTGTACCTGTATGAACTGCTCAAATTTCTTTATATAAGCCTTCAGCTGAATCTCCTtggccctgagctcctcccatcGGTTATTCAGGGCTTCCATCCTCGTCCGGAAAGCCTACAGGGATCATGGAGAAAGTCCAATGGTGAGCCAGCTACTCTGATCCAGTGAGCCCCCCTTCCAGTGCCAATAGTCAGTGGTCCCCCACCCTGACCCTCCAAAGCAGGGCCAGAGGGACAGATTTTGTGCTGTGCCTCTCAGGGGGTGCCTGAGGAGACTGGACCCAGCAGGAGGTGGAGGGCACAGAGCAGGGTGTGCATGGCTCTGAAGAAGCCCAGCTGGTAGCTGGTGCTGTGGGTCATGGCAAGGGTCCCTCACAAATGCCTCTCTCACCTCCTTCTGAGCCTCCATAGCCCTGTGCACCAGCGTGGCCTCTTTCTTCTTCTCCAGCAGCCGAATGGACGGCGATGGGGATTGCTCCTCCGGTGCTGGGAATTTCCTGCCGCAAAGATACAAAAGCGTTCCCTGCCTGTAACTGAGCCTGTGAGCTCAGTGCTGCCTGCCCATCGCAAGGGAGATTGCCTCGCCATTCGCTCGGCCTGTGCCCTGGAGgctctgagctcctggggcagggctggggtgacatGGCAGAGCACCACGTGTGGATGAAGCCCAGGGCCCCACGAGCATGGAGACTGAATTCTACTCGtgccaggaggggaggggaaaggtggagggagggcaagggaaggtgggagagggagagatggTGGAGAGACAAGAAGGCAGGAGGGATATTGTGGAAGGACTGgaagtgggggggaaggagagaaggaggtgggtgtacggggcaggggagggtggaatTGTGGAAGGACATAgacgtgggggggagggagagcaggaggATGGGACGGGGAGGGGAGCCTGTTACTCACATCAGCAGCTTCAGGAGCTTCTGCCCATACTGCATGCGGAAATACTCTGACAGGTCCTCTTCCTCCATGGTGGCCATTGTGTCTGCTCCCCCAGCGagccctgctctggccccacctATGCAGCCTCTCCTTGGGGCCCAGCTCAGCTGCCGTATGTGGGAGTTAGCGGGCTGGAGTGGGATGCACCCACAGTCCCTGAGCGCCGCCCTCCTGCTCTTCCCAAggccctctcttcccctccctccttgtcGGAGCCCCCAGCAGACAGAGGCTTGGTGGCTGGCTCCACGTACCGTTGGAATCCATggaaccccagcagccagggttGGACAATGCCAGGTGGTTACTTAGCAACCTTAATGCCCCTGTCCCTTAAGGGGAAATTTGTTCCCatctggctgggctgcagggagccatcCCCCCCAGTCCCCAGCTCCACTGCTGCATCCTCCCCTTCTCTTCCATGTCCCCTTAGGGAAGGGAGGAATCGGATGAGCCTCACAGGAGGTCTGTGTCAGCAGGGCTGAAAGCCCGGTGCATAGCCTGTGCTCCTCCTGCTGGCCCCCATGCACCGCGGCGCTAAGCCTGTTGAGCTGGCAGGGGCCATGACATGAgaaaggggaggaagagggaaaacTGTCAAGGGTTTAGCCATAACATACGTGGTGGCTTTGTAAAGACGGAGCATTATTGCTGCCAGGGTTTGTGGGACGGCAGGGGGTTCCCTCACCCTGCACAGGTGACATTTCTCCAGGGTCACCACTCTCTGTGCCCTTTGCAACCATTGCAGTATCCCCAGCAGGAAAGGCAGCTCCTGCGTGTAGGCAGATGTGTCCAGGAGGAGGTGAGCATCAGATCGTTGTAAAATTAGATGTGGGTATGTGTATGTTAGTCACAGTTACAAGCAGTAGCACCGCAgtcttttagctctggaggttccCAGTTCAATTTGTGTTGGCCAACATGGGGGCAATCACACACACAGTAGATCTAAGATATTTACTCAGAACAAAACACAGAGAAGCCCTGTGAAGACTCATGCTGTGATAAATAATAATATCCCAATGACATCCGAGCCAGGCAAATGGAGCATTCCCCTCCCTGACCAGAGACCTGGCTGGCTTCCATCCCCAGTTTTGTACCTTCTGAGACAGACCCTTTTGTTTTCTGACTGGCTGAACTTTACCCTGCCAGACTGGAGACGTGCCTGGCAGAGCACAGATCAGATCTCTCGCTTAGGAGAATTTCTCCCCACTTTACTATCCAGATTCACAACCTGAGGGGCCTGCTGAAGCCACAGCTGCTTCAGGATGCTCCGAGAGCGGCACTGGCCAAAGCTGCTGCTTATCATTTATGCTAGGCCAGGAGGTTGTGCCCTTTTTCTTACTGATTCAAGGACCTTGCTCCGGTGATCAGACCTGTGTCACCTCCAGACTGAATTAATGCAATGTGCTCTACATGGAGTTATGTCTCAAGGCCGCTCAGAGACTGCAGTGGGCACGGAACATGGCAACCAGCTGCTTGGAGAACCTCACAGGAAGCATATGACCCTAGTGCCCTGGGGTCTGCACATCTGCCTGGCTGGGTGTGGCTGCAGTTGAAGGTATTGTCTCTAACCTATGAAGTTATTTTCCAGTGGTTCCTTTCAAACAGGTAGATGCTCAGCAGCAAAGTGCTACGGCTCTGTGCTGATTAACAAACAAggctgataaaaaaaaattctgttgaaaCCCTTTTTTCAATGTGAAGTTGGGTTTTCAAGGAAAAGAATTTTTTCATGGTAAGTGGCTGCTTTCCTTCAACATTTGTGATTGTTTGTCAGTGTCATGGGGGCCTGGTCCCTGTCGAAAGGGAAGTGGGATCAgcccctgtgataaatgaagcggGGGTAGCTGAGCTCCATTTTATGAACACCTAGCcggccagttagctgtaaaatccctcttggtgtctgttctctgcttgctttacctgtaaagggtt
The sequence above is a segment of the Mauremys mutica isolate MM-2020 ecotype Southern chromosome 12, ASM2049712v1, whole genome shotgun sequence genome. Coding sequences within it:
- the CCDC42 gene encoding coiled-coil domain-containing protein 42, yielding MATMEEEDLSEYFRMQYGQKLLKLLMKFPAPEEQSPSPSIRLLEKKKEATLVHRAMEAQKEAFRTRMEALNNRWEELRAKEIQLKAYIKKFEQFIQENDQKRIRALKKANKEKELKKQRVKELAKAKLDMAVLKQEHQRLFNKLQQYSIFNKYLEKVVEMSEFEEIREVIGRYKTLVGMHQDLMQSAQEGLEMIEQAKVRLSHYTEEKDDEILQHNNELARLQMRFDHARSDVIVWESRWAHIQNTAAKKTLMLGTIKMATLNLFQSVSKQLKETLSVPVEDTHKQLDMIQQFIQDLSDIWAEVKKKDAQSRSLIVVVKDV